The following coding sequences lie in one Pseudomonas monsensis genomic window:
- a CDS encoding acyl-CoA dehydrogenase family protein — protein sequence MTAKPQSTLLSPLQTARQLAAEFALTAVERDERGGTPKAERDALRDSGLLALSIPVRYGGLGASWSETLQIVREFAKVDSSIAHVFGFHHLMLATVRLFSRPEQWQPWFEQTARQNWFWGNALNPLDTRTVVKDLGGWREFSGKKSFCSGASDSQMLIASAVDENAGGKLLIAAIPSGRSGITLHDDWNNIGQRQTDSGSATFERVRVEESELLLDPGPLSTPFACLRPLIAQLTFTHMFLGIAEGAFEEARHYTLKETRLWHKSSARDVREDPYVLAHYGEFWVALEGIRLLVERAAALLDAAWAKGTSLSAEERGHVATAIATAKVAASRQSLEICSRLFEVTGARSTHASLRLDRHWRNLRTQTLHDPLDYKLHELGDWALNQSLPVPTFYS from the coding sequence GTGACTGCCAAACCGCAAAGTACCCTGCTTTCCCCACTTCAGACCGCCCGCCAACTGGCCGCCGAATTTGCCCTGACAGCCGTCGAGCGCGACGAACGTGGAGGCACGCCGAAGGCTGAGCGCGATGCCCTGCGCGACAGTGGCCTGCTGGCCCTGAGCATTCCCGTTCGCTACGGCGGCCTCGGCGCGAGCTGGAGCGAAACCCTGCAGATCGTGCGCGAGTTCGCCAAGGTCGACAGCTCCATCGCCCACGTCTTCGGTTTTCATCACTTGATGCTCGCCACCGTGCGCCTGTTTTCCCGCCCGGAACAATGGCAACCCTGGTTCGAACAGACGGCGCGGCAGAACTGGTTCTGGGGCAATGCGCTCAATCCCCTCGACACCCGCACCGTGGTCAAGGATCTCGGCGGCTGGCGCGAGTTTTCCGGGAAGAAAAGCTTCTGCTCCGGCGCCAGCGACTCGCAGATGCTGATCGCCTCGGCGGTGGATGAAAACGCCGGCGGCAAGTTGCTGATCGCAGCGATCCCCAGCGGGCGCAGTGGCATCACCCTGCACGATGACTGGAACAACATCGGCCAGCGCCAGACCGACAGCGGCAGCGCCACGTTCGAACGGGTGCGGGTCGAGGAGTCGGAATTGCTCCTCGATCCCGGCCCGCTGAGCACACCGTTCGCCTGCCTGCGGCCGTTGATCGCGCAACTGACCTTCACCCACATGTTTCTCGGCATCGCCGAAGGCGCTTTCGAGGAAGCGCGGCACTACACCCTCAAGGAAACCCGGCTGTGGCACAAATCGTCGGCCCGCGATGTGCGCGAAGATCCTTACGTGCTCGCCCATTACGGCGAATTCTGGGTCGCCCTGGAAGGCATCCGCCTGCTGGTCGAGCGCGCCGCGGCATTGCTCGATGCCGCGTGGGCCAAGGGTACGAGCCTCAGCGCTGAAGAGCGCGGCCATGTCGCCACCGCGATTGCCACGGCCAAAGTCGCGGCCAGCCGCCAGAGCCTGGAGATCTGCAGCCGTCTGTTCGAGGTGACCGGCGCGCGGTCCACCCATGCCTCGCTGCGCCTCGACCGCCACTGGCGCAACCTGCGTACGCAAACCCTGCACGACCCGCTGGATTACAAACTCCACGAGTTGGGCGACTGGGCGCTGAACCAGTCCCTGCCAGTGCCGACGTTCTATTCCTGA
- a CDS encoding sigma-54 interaction domain-containing protein, with protein MQLLTLPPSPALATSIRATAQVFEDPKSQALLAHLQQVAPSEASVLIIGETGTGKELVARHIHNLSHRRHRPFIAVNCGAFSESLVEAELFGHEKGAFTGALSAKAGWFEEADGGTLFLDEIGDLPMAIQVKLLRVLQEREVVRLGSRKSIPIDVRVLAATNVQLEKAINAGNFREDLYYRLNVVNLELSPLRERPGDILPLTRHFIEAYSQRLGYGRVSISPGAEHKLRAYGWPGNIRELENVIHHTLLICRNGVIERDDLRLSNLRIERPDDHHSSADDSPEALLEQAFEKLFAQQAGALHEKVEDALLRAAYRFCHYNQVHTAALLGLSRNVTRTRLIKIGELAVNKRRHSENLQGERLIQLSI; from the coding sequence ATGCAACTGCTGACCCTACCGCCCTCACCCGCCCTGGCGACGTCGATTCGCGCTACCGCGCAGGTGTTCGAAGACCCGAAATCCCAGGCATTGCTCGCGCACCTGCAACAGGTCGCGCCGAGCGAGGCCAGCGTGCTGATCATCGGCGAGACCGGCACCGGCAAGGAACTGGTGGCGCGGCATATTCATAACCTGAGCCATCGCCGTCATCGTCCATTCATCGCCGTCAATTGCGGAGCGTTTTCCGAATCGCTGGTGGAAGCCGAATTGTTCGGTCACGAAAAAGGCGCGTTCACCGGCGCCCTGAGCGCCAAGGCCGGGTGGTTCGAGGAAGCTGATGGCGGCACCTTGTTCCTTGACGAAATCGGCGATCTGCCGATGGCGATTCAGGTGAAGTTGTTGCGCGTGTTGCAGGAGCGCGAGGTGGTGCGCCTCGGTTCGCGCAAGAGCATTCCCATCGACGTGCGGGTGCTGGCGGCCACCAACGTGCAACTGGAGAAGGCCATTAATGCCGGCAACTTTCGCGAAGATCTGTATTACCGGCTCAATGTGGTCAATCTGGAACTGAGTCCGTTGCGCGAACGGCCCGGCGATATCCTGCCGCTGACCCGGCATTTCATCGAGGCCTACAGCCAGCGTCTGGGTTACGGCCGCGTCAGTATCAGCCCCGGCGCCGAGCACAAACTGCGCGCCTACGGCTGGCCGGGCAACATCCGCGAGCTGGAAAACGTCATCCATCACACCTTGTTGATCTGCCGCAACGGCGTGATCGAGCGTGATGATCTGCGCCTGTCAAACCTGCGCATCGAGCGACCGGACGATCACCACAGCAGTGCCGACGATTCACCGGAAGCCTTGCTGGAACAAGCCTTTGAAAAACTCTTCGCGCAACAGGCCGGTGCGTTGCACGAAAAAGTCGAAGACGCCTTGCTGCGCGCCGCTTATCGCTTCTGCCATTACAACCAGGTGCATACGGCGGCGCTGCTCGGTCTGAGCCGCAACGTCACGCGCACGCGCCTGATCAAGATCGGTGAACTGGCGGTGAACAAGCGGCGACATAGCGAGAACCTGCAAGGTGAGCGTTTGATCCAGTTGTCGATCTAG
- a CDS encoding antibiotic biosynthesis monooxygenase yields the protein MKNRSFTQLIEFEIEPRQQPALVSALSVQTERLAQRYDGFVSASVQASDDGRRVLSFLQWQSREAGEAAFRSFESGEQDFWQLIHAHHARTITFNSFQVLSSIARSHDDALHCNLVG from the coding sequence ATGAAAAACCGCAGCTTTACCCAATTGATCGAATTTGAAATCGAACCCCGTCAGCAACCGGCTCTGGTCAGCGCGCTGTCGGTGCAGACCGAACGCCTGGCCCAGCGTTACGACGGTTTCGTCAGCGCCAGTGTGCAGGCCAGCGACGATGGCCGGCGTGTGCTGAGCTTTCTGCAATGGCAGAGTCGTGAGGCGGGAGAGGCCGCGTTTCGCAGTTTCGAAAGCGGCGAGCAAGACTTCTGGCAACTGATCCACGCCCATCACGCGCGGACCATCACGTTCAACTCCTTCCAGGTGCTGAGCAGCATTGCCCGCAGTCACGACGATGCGCTGCACTGCAACCTGGTTGGCTAG
- the soxR gene encoding redox-sensitive transcriptional activator SoxR translates to MITKENVHKPLTVGEVAARSGVAVTALHFYESKGLIKSQRNAGNQRRYPRAVLRRVALIKVAQRLGIPLAEIGEALKRLPEDRAPTAADWKVLSEQWRQELDERINQLTLLRDRLTGCIGCGCLSMEACPLRNQGDVLGEQGPGAHFPVEP, encoded by the coding sequence ATGATCACCAAGGAAAACGTACACAAGCCGCTCACCGTCGGCGAAGTCGCGGCCCGCAGCGGCGTCGCGGTCACGGCCCTGCACTTTTATGAATCGAAGGGACTGATCAAGAGCCAGCGCAATGCCGGCAATCAGCGGCGGTATCCACGGGCGGTGTTGCGGCGGGTGGCATTGATCAAAGTCGCCCAGCGTCTGGGCATCCCCCTGGCGGAGATTGGCGAGGCGCTGAAGCGGCTCCCGGAGGATCGCGCCCCGACGGCGGCGGACTGGAAGGTTTTGTCCGAGCAATGGCGACAGGAACTGGATGAGCGGATCAACCAACTGACCCTGCTGCGCGACCGGCTCACCGGTTGCATCGGCTGTGGGTGTCTGTCGATGGAGGCGTGTCCGCTGCGCAATCAGGGCGATGTGCTGGGGGAACAGGGGCCGGGGGCGCATTTTCCCGTCGAGCCTTAA
- a CDS encoding VOC family protein yields the protein MSVKPIPEGYHSITPYLGIHKATEAIDFYKKAFGATEVMRLDMPDGRIGHAELRIGDSAIMLGTPCDQGPLSGPDNAVSVGLHLYVTDVDKSFQRALDAGATTVSEVKDQFYGDRSGTLKDPYGHLWFLASRKEDLTEAQIRQRALEMFQQG from the coding sequence ATGAGCGTCAAACCCATTCCCGAGGGGTATCACAGCATTACCCCGTATCTCGGCATCCATAAGGCCACCGAAGCCATCGACTTCTACAAGAAAGCCTTCGGTGCCACCGAAGTCATGCGTCTGGACATGCCCGACGGCCGAATCGGCCATGCGGAGCTGCGCATCGGCGACAGCGCGATCATGCTCGGTACGCCTTGCGATCAGGGGCCGTTGAGCGGCCCGGACAACGCGGTGTCGGTCGGTTTGCATCTGTATGTCACCGATGTCGACAAATCATTTCAACGGGCACTCGACGCCGGGGCGACGACGGTGTCCGAGGTCAAGGATCAGTTTTACGGGGATCGCAGCGGGACGTTGAAGGATCCCTATGGGCACCTGTGGTTTCTCGCTTCGCGCAAGGAAGATCTGACCGAAGCGCAGATTCGGCAGCGGGCGCTGGAGATGTTTCAGCAAGGCTGA
- a CDS encoding alpha/beta fold hydrolase produces the protein MFAGFLKDQRHVNGVDIACRVGGSGPGLLLLHGHPQTHVIWHKIAEQLAEHFTVVAADLRGYGDSARPAADELHRNYSKREMARDNVELMQALGFERFSILAHDRGARVAHRLALDHPDAVQRMMLLDIAPTLSMYTQTNEAFARAYWHWFFLIRPAPLPETLIEADPEAYLRSVMGSRSAGLKPFTDEAFAEYRRCLQRPGSARGICEDYRASADIDLQHDRADIAAGHHLKLPLRVLWGAEGTVGRCFDPLKEWQQVAADVSGQALPAGHYLAEEVPELLLAEALAFLR, from the coding sequence ATGTTTGCCGGATTTCTCAAGGACCAGCGCCACGTCAACGGCGTCGACATTGCCTGCCGCGTCGGCGGCAGCGGACCGGGCCTGTTGCTGCTGCACGGTCACCCGCAAACCCACGTGATCTGGCACAAGATTGCCGAGCAACTGGCCGAACACTTCACCGTGGTCGCCGCCGATCTGCGCGGGTATGGCGACAGCGCTCGCCCCGCCGCCGATGAGCTGCACCGCAATTACTCGAAACGCGAAATGGCCCGCGACAATGTCGAGTTGATGCAAGCGCTGGGCTTCGAGCGGTTTTCGATACTCGCCCACGACCGGGGCGCGCGGGTCGCCCACCGCCTGGCCCTTGATCACCCGGATGCCGTGCAGCGCATGATGCTGCTCGATATCGCGCCGACCCTGTCGATGTACACGCAGACCAACGAAGCATTTGCCCGCGCCTACTGGCACTGGTTCTTCCTGATCCGCCCGGCGCCATTGCCGGAAACCCTGATCGAAGCCGATCCCGAGGCTTATCTGCGCAGCGTGATGGGCAGCCGCAGTGCCGGGCTCAAGCCGTTCACCGACGAGGCTTTCGCGGAATATCGACGCTGTCTGCAACGACCAGGCAGTGCCCGCGGCATCTGCGAAGACTATCGCGCCAGCGCCGACATCGACTTGCAGCACGACCGCGCCGACATCGCCGCCGGACACCACCTGAAGTTGCCGCTGCGCGTGTTGTGGGGCGCCGAAGGCACCGTCGGGCGTTGCTTCGATCCGCTCAAGGAATGGCAGCAGGTGGCAGCCGACGTCAGTGGCCAGGCATTGCCCGCCGGCCACTACCTCGCCGAAGAAGTCCCGGAACTGTTGCTCGCCGAAGCGCTGGCCTTTTTGCGCTGA
- a CDS encoding dicarboxylate/amino acid:cation symporter yields MTIRKLLGTLYVQVLVAIALGVLIGHYWPQAGVELKPLGDGFIKLIKMIIGPIIFCTVVSGITSMHDVKQVGRVGGKALLYFEVVSSLALVIGILAAHLLHPGAAFNIDVKTLDSSAIAGFVGQAEHGEGITGFLLHVIPTTFFDAFSKGEILPVLFVSVLFGVALVMVGEKGRPLVGIINQASEVFFRIVGMIARVAPIGAFGAIAFTIGKYGVGSLLPLLKLIGTFYLTAFIFVACVLGAIARYAGFSIFKLLGYIKAELLIVLGTSSSESALPQLIQKLESLGASKGVVGIVVPTGYTFNLDGTNIYMTLAVLFLAQATNIDLSLEQQLTLLAVAMLTSKGAGAVVGAGFVALAASLAVVPTVPVAAMVLILGVDRFMAECRSLTNIIGNAVAALVIAAWEGELDRDKLAPIALKSGRHARAAKARVATE; encoded by the coding sequence ATGACTATTCGAAAACTACTGGGAACCCTTTATGTACAGGTGCTCGTCGCCATCGCCCTCGGCGTGCTGATCGGCCATTACTGGCCGCAGGCCGGAGTCGAACTCAAGCCGCTGGGTGACGGTTTCATCAAACTGATCAAGATGATCATCGGCCCGATCATCTTCTGCACGGTGGTCTCCGGCATCACCAGCATGCACGACGTGAAACAGGTCGGCCGGGTCGGCGGCAAAGCGTTGCTGTACTTCGAAGTGGTATCGAGCCTCGCCCTGGTGATCGGCATCCTTGCCGCGCATCTGCTGCATCCCGGCGCCGCTTTCAACATTGACGTGAAGACCCTCGACTCCTCGGCGATTGCCGGTTTTGTCGGTCAGGCCGAGCACGGCGAAGGCATCACCGGGTTTCTCCTGCATGTGATCCCGACGACGTTTTTCGACGCATTCTCCAAGGGAGAAATTCTCCCGGTGCTGTTCGTTTCGGTGCTGTTTGGCGTGGCGCTGGTGATGGTCGGTGAAAAGGGCCGGCCGCTGGTGGGCATCATCAATCAGGCCAGTGAAGTGTTCTTCCGCATTGTCGGCATGATTGCCCGGGTGGCACCGATTGGCGCGTTCGGCGCGATTGCCTTCACCATTGGCAAGTATGGGGTCGGCTCGCTGCTGCCGTTGTTGAAGCTGATCGGCACGTTCTACCTGACCGCGTTTATCTTCGTGGCCTGCGTGCTCGGCGCGATCGCGCGGTACGCCGGATTCAGCATTTTCAAACTGCTCGGCTATATAAAGGCTGAACTGCTGATCGTGCTCGGCACCAGCTCCTCCGAATCAGCGTTGCCACAACTGATCCAGAAACTGGAAAGCCTGGGCGCTTCGAAAGGCGTGGTCGGCATCGTGGTGCCGACCGGGTACACCTTCAACCTGGATGGCACCAACATCTATATGACCCTGGCGGTGTTGTTCCTTGCCCAGGCGACCAATATCGACTTGTCGCTGGAACAACAGCTGACCTTGTTGGCGGTGGCCATGCTCACCTCCAAAGGTGCAGGCGCCGTGGTCGGTGCCGGATTTGTCGCGCTGGCGGCGAGCCTGGCCGTGGTGCCGACCGTGCCGGTGGCGGCGATGGTGCTGATCCTCGGCGTCGACCGTTTCATGGCCGAATGCCGTTCACTGACCAACATCATTGGCAACGCGGTTGCTGCATTGGTCATCGCCGCGTGGGAGGGTGAACTGGATCGCGACAAACTCGCGCCCATCGCCCTCAAGTCCGGCCGTCATGCCCGTGCCGCCAAAGCCAGAGTTGCCACCGAGTAA
- a CDS encoding LysR substrate-binding domain-containing protein, whose product MSQKKDTVPLPEDLRVLLTVIRQNGFAAAADELGLSPAYVSKRIQILETTLGTRLLHRTSRRVSLTEDGERVQRWALRILDDFQQLHDELSDAHDSPRGRLHICSSFGFGRNHVAPAVSLLAERYPHLEIRLDLFDRVVDIINEGFDLEIRVGDDIPGQHLGRRLASNRRVLCAAPGYLQRRGTPQTLDELQQHDCLVIKERDNAFGIWNLDRDGGQESVRVSGPLSSNNGEIVLQWALDGRGVLLRSLWDVKPLLAQGRLVQVLEDYSQSANVWAVYPTRLAHSGKLRACVEFLQEHFKGLSL is encoded by the coding sequence ATGTCCCAGAAGAAAGACACCGTGCCCCTGCCCGAAGACCTGCGTGTGCTGCTCACCGTGATCCGCCAGAACGGCTTCGCCGCCGCGGCCGATGAGTTGGGCCTGTCACCGGCCTACGTCAGCAAACGCATCCAGATTCTCGAAACCACCCTCGGCACTCGTCTGCTGCACCGCACCAGTCGTCGTGTCTCGCTGACCGAGGACGGCGAACGGGTGCAGCGCTGGGCGTTGCGCATTCTCGATGACTTTCAGCAACTGCACGACGAGCTGTCCGACGCGCACGACAGCCCACGTGGGCGTTTGCACATCTGCAGCAGTTTCGGTTTCGGGCGCAATCACGTGGCACCCGCGGTGTCGTTGCTGGCGGAACGTTATCCGCACCTGGAAATTCGCCTCGACCTGTTCGACCGGGTGGTGGACATCATCAACGAAGGCTTTGACCTGGAGATCCGCGTTGGCGATGACATTCCCGGCCAGCACCTCGGCCGGCGTCTGGCCAGTAACCGGCGGGTGCTGTGCGCCGCCCCCGGTTATCTGCAACGTCGCGGCACACCGCAGACCCTGGATGAACTGCAACAGCACGATTGCCTGGTGATCAAGGAGCGCGACAACGCCTTCGGCATCTGGAATCTGGATCGCGATGGCGGGCAAGAGAGCGTGCGGGTCAGTGGGCCATTGTCGTCAAACAACGGCGAGATTGTCTTGCAATGGGCGCTGGACGGACGCGGGGTGTTACTGCGCTCACTGTGGGATGTGAAACCGCTGCTGGCGCAAGGGCGGCTGGTGCAGGTGCTGGAGGACTACAGCCAGAGCGCGAACGTCTGGGCGGTGTACCCGACGCGGCTGGCACATTCGGGAAAATTGCGCGCGTGCGTAGAGTTCTTGCAGGAACATTTCAAAGGGTTATCGCTGTAG
- the leuD gene encoding 3-isopropylmalate dehydratase small subunit, with protein sequence MSLQPFTHVSGQAAPLLAANVDTDVIMPKQFLKGIDRQGLDRGLFFDLRFRADGTPDPAFVLNQPAWQGASFLVVGPNFGCGSSREHAVWGLQQMGIRALIGSSFAGIFFDNCQRNGVLLITLDGAQVQRIGALVGQPETARISIDLEAQHIALADGSVIGFQIDTLRKTALLLGLDAIGSTLQRREQIKDFERQHLANNPWLS encoded by the coding sequence ATGAGCCTGCAACCCTTCACCCACGTCAGCGGCCAGGCCGCGCCATTGCTGGCGGCCAACGTCGACACCGACGTGATCATGCCCAAGCAGTTTCTCAAAGGCATCGACCGTCAGGGGCTGGATCGCGGATTGTTTTTCGACCTGCGATTCCGGGCGGATGGCACGCCCGATCCTGCATTCGTGCTGAACCAGCCTGCGTGGCAGGGTGCGAGTTTTCTGGTGGTCGGTCCTAACTTCGGCTGTGGTTCCAGCCGTGAACACGCGGTGTGGGGCTTGCAGCAAATGGGCATTCGCGCGCTGATCGGCAGCAGTTTTGCCGGGATCTTTTTTGATAACTGCCAGCGCAACGGGGTGTTGTTGATTACCCTGGACGGCGCGCAGGTACAGCGGATCGGAGCGCTTGTCGGGCAGCCTGAAACGGCGCGGATCAGCATTGATCTGGAGGCGCAACACATTGCCCTGGCGGATGGCAGCGTAATCGGGTTCCAGATCGACACTTTGCGCAAAACCGCGCTGCTGCTGGGGCTGGACGCCATCGGCAGCACCTTGCAACGCCGCGAACAGATCAAAGATTTCGAACGCCAGCACCTGGCCAACAACCCTTGGCTTTCCTGA
- the leuC gene encoding 3-isopropylmalate dehydratase large subunit: protein MTPRTLYDKHIDSHTVCRLDDQGHVLLYIDRQVINEYTSPQAFSGLRAAGRTVWRPGTALAVVDHVNPTAPLRVAAMPDAGGARQVSYLAENCRDFGIELLDILDKRQGIEHVIAPEQGFILPGMVIAAGDSHTTTYGALGAFGFGIGTSEIEHLLASQTLVYKRLKSLRVTVDGELAPGLTSKDLIMALIGRIGASGATGYAIEFCGATIDALSVEARMTICNMAVEAGARGAFMAPDEKVFAYLKGKPRAPQGELWEQGLKTWRELRSDPGALFDREIHLDARELEPMVTWGTSPDQVAPMGARVPDPQTVSDPILRQDMRRALNYMGLEPGMALSDIVISHAFIGSCTNARIEDLRDAASVVRGQQVAGHVRAMIVPGSSEVRAQAEAEGLAHIFIDAGFEWRQSGCSMCLAMNDDVLAPGDRCASSTNRNFEGRQGAGARTHLMSPAMVAAAAIRGRLTDIRHFGERP from the coding sequence ATGACCCCCAGAACCCTCTACGACAAACATATCGACTCGCACACGGTGTGCCGCCTCGACGATCAGGGCCACGTGCTGCTCTATATCGACCGGCAGGTGATCAACGAATACACCAGTCCGCAGGCCTTCAGCGGTTTGCGGGCTGCCGGCCGCACGGTCTGGCGGCCGGGCACGGCGCTGGCGGTGGTCGATCACGTCAACCCGACGGCGCCGCTGCGGGTCGCCGCAATGCCCGATGCCGGTGGGGCGCGGCAGGTGTCGTATCTGGCGGAAAACTGCCGTGACTTCGGGATCGAACTGCTCGACATCCTCGACAAGCGCCAAGGGATCGAACATGTGATCGCCCCGGAGCAGGGTTTCATCCTGCCGGGCATGGTCATTGCCGCTGGCGACAGCCACACCACGACCTACGGCGCGCTGGGTGCATTCGGTTTCGGCATCGGCACCTCCGAGATCGAGCACCTGCTGGCCTCGCAGACCCTGGTCTATAAACGCCTGAAAAGCCTGCGAGTGACCGTCGATGGCGAACTGGCGCCGGGCCTGACGTCGAAAGACCTGATCATGGCGCTGATCGGCCGGATCGGCGCGTCCGGGGCCACCGGTTACGCCATCGAATTCTGCGGGGCGACCATTGATGCCCTGAGCGTCGAAGCCCGCATGACCATCTGCAACATGGCGGTCGAGGCCGGCGCCCGCGGCGCTTTCATGGCCCCGGATGAGAAAGTGTTCGCTTATCTCAAAGGCAAACCACGTGCGCCGCAAGGTGAGCTGTGGGAACAAGGCCTGAAGACTTGGCGCGAATTGCGCAGTGATCCCGGGGCGCTGTTTGACCGGGAAATCCACCTCGATGCCCGTGAACTGGAACCGATGGTCACTTGGGGCACCAGTCCGGACCAGGTTGCCCCGATGGGCGCGCGAGTGCCCGATCCGCAAACCGTCAGCGATCCGATCCTGCGTCAGGACATGCGCCGCGCCCTCAACTATATGGGCCTGGAACCGGGCATGGCGCTGAGCGATATCGTCATCAGCCACGCTTTCATTGGCTCGTGCACCAACGCCCGGATCGAAGACCTGCGCGATGCCGCCAGTGTTGTGCGTGGTCAGCAAGTGGCCGGGCATGTGCGGGCGATGATCGTGCCCGGCTCCAGTGAGGTGCGTGCCCAGGCCGAAGCTGAAGGCCTGGCGCATATCTTTATCGACGCCGGGTTCGAATGGCGTCAGTCCGGTTGTTCGATGTGCCTGGCGATGAACGATGACGTGCTCGCCCCCGGCGACCGCTGTGCTTCCAGCACCAACCGCAATTTCGAAGGCCGCCAGGGTGCCGGTGCGCGTACCCACCTGATGAGCCCGGCGATGGTCGCCGCCGCCGCGATCCGCGGTCGTCTCACCGACATCCGCCACTTTGGAGAACGCCCATGA
- a CDS encoding PepSY-associated TM helix domain-containing protein, producing the protein MSKKSRSKLWFLVHSWLALPIWFFVLIVCVTGTLAVVSQEIVWLANPQMRASPPSDDAPRLSYDEVLAAIKTAEPQTLVQSISRPDESHFALDVEVSYPDGRSLTVYVNPYTGVIQGTAPSFDFKAFTRALHGWWLVPFTNGYSWGWYLVSFLGVPMLVSLITGLVVYKKFWKGFLRPTLRVRHGARIFWGDFHRLCGIWSIWFIAVISITGIWFLIRAILFDNQISISSEPIIPAMSRESVPISAAGTPPPRISLDRAVEIAQQKIPGLEASFVSLPGNAYSHMSVGGRGWYPLMFQTATLNPYNGDMAASRLLSDRSSLEFVTESMRPLHTGDFGGIWIKLIWFFFGLLLSLMVLSGLLIWTKRTALATANALKREDKKNRIKAQPVMSREPSEASL; encoded by the coding sequence ATGTCGAAGAAATCCCGCTCCAAACTGTGGTTCCTGGTGCATAGCTGGCTGGCGTTACCGATCTGGTTTTTTGTGTTGATCGTCTGTGTCACCGGCACATTGGCGGTGGTCAGTCAGGAAATCGTCTGGCTGGCCAACCCGCAAATGCGCGCCAGCCCGCCGTCGGACGACGCCCCACGGCTCAGCTACGACGAGGTTCTGGCGGCGATCAAAACCGCCGAACCGCAAACCCTGGTGCAAAGCATCAGCCGGCCGGACGAGTCGCACTTTGCCCTGGACGTTGAAGTCAGCTACCCCGACGGGCGCTCGCTGACGGTCTACGTCAATCCGTACACCGGGGTGATCCAGGGCACCGCGCCCAGCTTCGATTTCAAAGCCTTCACCCGCGCCCTGCATGGCTGGTGGCTGGTGCCGTTCACCAACGGCTACAGCTGGGGCTGGTACCTGGTGTCATTCCTCGGCGTGCCGATGCTGGTGTCGTTGATCACCGGCCTGGTGGTCTACAAAAAATTCTGGAAAGGCTTCCTGCGCCCGACCCTGCGAGTGCGCCATGGCGCCCGGATCTTCTGGGGCGACTTCCATCGGTTGTGCGGCATCTGGTCGATCTGGTTCATCGCGGTGATCTCCATCACCGGCATCTGGTTCCTGATTCGCGCGATTCTGTTCGACAACCAGATTTCCATCTCCAGCGAGCCGATCATTCCGGCAATGTCCCGTGAGAGCGTGCCGATTTCCGCGGCCGGCACACCGCCACCACGGATCAGCCTGGACCGGGCCGTCGAAATCGCCCAGCAGAAGATTCCCGGGCTGGAAGCCAGTTTCGTCAGCCTGCCGGGCAATGCCTACAGCCACATGAGCGTCGGTGGACGCGGCTGGTATCCGCTGATGTTCCAGACCGCCACGCTCAACCCGTACAACGGCGACATGGCCGCTTCACGGTTGCTCTCCGATCGTTCCTCGCTGGAGTTCGTCACCGAGTCGATGCGCCCGCTGCACACCGGTGACTTCGGCGGTATCTGGATCAAGCTGATCTGGTTCTTCTTCGGCCTGCTGCTGAGCCTGATGGTACTCAGCGGCCTGCTGATCTGGACCAAGCGCACCGCCCTGGCCACGGCCAACGCGCTCAAGCGCGAGGACAAGAAAAACCGCATCAAGGCGCAACCGGTCATGAGCCGTGAACCTTCGGAGGCCAGCCTGTGA
- a CDS encoding thiamine pyrophosphate-binding protein, with protein MSKSKATTPPSPLSRLWRKWRFHINVLLLLIPLGFMPKYFADASLFRGDSGLGQREIGDIQVGPWSLRLAELRNEAPVLTGPAGYMKNFSAALCDTCIEQVKATYLRIGKPRSLRAAGTIFFGTPYRMGTQMPIPEKTRPDAELWITMEGWDGSMHQASIPLSQASPATLAWLNKQGAKP; from the coding sequence GTGAGCAAGTCCAAGGCGACCACGCCACCTTCGCCCCTGTCACGCTTGTGGCGCAAATGGCGTTTCCACATCAATGTCCTGCTGTTGTTGATCCCGCTGGGCTTCATGCCCAAGTACTTCGCCGACGCCTCGCTGTTTCGCGGCGACAGCGGTCTCGGGCAACGGGAAATCGGCGACATCCAGGTCGGTCCGTGGAGCCTGCGCCTGGCCGAACTGCGCAACGAAGCGCCGGTACTCACTGGCCCGGCCGGCTACATGAAGAACTTCAGCGCTGCGCTCTGCGACACCTGCATCGAGCAGGTCAAGGCCACCTACCTGCGCATCGGCAAGCCACGCAGCCTGCGCGCCGCCGGCACCATTTTCTTCGGCACCCCCTACCGCATGGGCACGCAAATGCCGATCCCGGAAAAGACCCGTCCCGACGCCGAACTGTGGATCACCATGGAAGGCTGGGACGGCAGCATGCATCAGGCCTCGATCCCATTGAGCCAGGCCTCCCCCGCCACGCTGGCCTGGCTGAACAAACAAGGAGCCAAACCATGA